Below is a window of Cupriavidus sp. MP-37 DNA.
GTGCCCACCGAGGCGCTGATCCGTACCGGCACACGCACGGTCGCGATGGTGGCATCCGGCCAGGGCGGGTTCAGCCCCGTGGAGGTCAAGACCGGCGCGGCTGCAGGCGGCCAAACCGAAGTCATTGAGGGCCTCAAAGCGGGCCAGAAGGTGGTCGTGTCCGGACAGTTCCTGATCGACTCGGAGGCGAGCCTGCGCGGCACCGCGCAGCGCATGACCGCGCCCACGGCCGCCTCTGCAGCCGGCGCGTCGGCGCCTGGCGCCGCTGCAGCGCCCGGGCCGGAACATCAAGGCGTCGGCCGGATCGAGACCGTCACCGAGCAGAGCATGACGATCTCCCATGGCCCCATTCCGTCGGCGCAGTGGGGCGCCATGACGATGGAGTTTGCCGCGCCGCCAGCCGGCATGCCCAAGGGATTCAAGCCAGGGGATCAGGTCCGGTTCCGCTTCGGACTGGACAAGGACGGCGTGGCGACCCTGTCCGCGGTCGAGTCGGCCGCCGCCGTTGCAGGAGCGAAGCCATGATTGCCCGGCTCATCCTCGCCTCCATCCGCAATCGCTTCCTGGTGCTGCTCGCCACGGTCATGGTGACCGCCTGGGGGCTTTGGGCGGTACAGAGTACGCCGCTTGACGCGCTGCCAGACCTGTCCGACGTGCAAGTGATCATCCGCACGCCCTTCCCTGGCCAGGCGCCGCAGATCGTGGAAAACCAGGTGACCTATCCGCTCACCACGACCATGCTATCGGTGCCCGGCGCCAAGACCGTGCGCGGCTACTCGTTCTTCGGTGACTCCTATGTCTATGTGCTGTTCGAAGACGGCACGGACCTGTACTGGGCGCGCTCGCGCGTGCTCGAGTACCTGAATCAGGTGCAGTCGCGGCTGCCGGCGGCAGCCAAGCCCGCGCTCGGTCCCGATGCAACCGGCGTCGGCTGGATCTATGAGTATGCCTTGGTGGACAAGACCGGCCAGCATGACCTCAGCCAGCTACGGGGGCTGCAGGACTGGTTCCTGCGCTTCGAGCTCAAGTCCCTGCCCAACGTCGCCGAAGTGGCCTCGCTCGGCGGCATGGTCAAGCAATACCAGATCGTGCTGATGCCGGATCGACTGCGCGCCTATAACCTATCGCAGGCCAAGGTGCTGGCAGCGCTCAAGGGCGCCAACCAGGAAACCGGCGGCTCGGTGCTGGAGTTGGGCGAAGCGGAGTACATGGTGCGGGCGACCGGCTATCTGAAAACGCTGGACGACTTTCGCCAGATTCCGCTGGTCACCAGCGACGCCGGCATCCCGGTACGGCTGGGTGACGTTGCCACTGTGCAGCTCGGCCCCGAGATGCGGCGTGGCATTGCCGAGCTGAATGGCCAGGGCGAAGTGGCCGGCGGCGTCATCGTGCTGCGCTCGGGCAAGAACGCCCTGGAGACCATTGAAGCGGTCAAGGCCAAGCTCGCCACCCTACAGAAGAGCCTGCCCAAGGGCGTCGAGATCGTTACGACGTACGACCGCTCGGCACTGATCAAGCGGGCGGTGGCCAATCTCACCACCAAGCTGATCGAGGAATTTGCGGTCGTGGCGCTGGTCTGCCTGGTGTTCCTGTTTCACCTGCGCTCGGCGCTGGTGGCCATCGTCTCGCTACCGCTGGGCGTGCTGGCCGCCTTCCTGGTGATGCGCTACCAGGGCGTCAATGCCAACATCATGTCGCTGGGTGGGATTGCCATCGCCATCGGCGCGATGGTCGATGCCGCGGTGGTCATGATCGAGAACGCGCACAAGCATCTCGAGCACTGGCATGCCGACAATCCGCAGCGCGAACTCAGCGCCCATGAACACTGGCGCGTCATCGGCAAATCTGCCGCCGAGGTTGGGCCGGCCCTGTTCTTCTCGCTGCTGATCATCACGTTGTCGTTCATTCCGGTGTTCACGCTGGAGGCGCAGGAGGGCCGGCTCTTCTCGCCGCTGGCCTTCACCAAGACCTATTCCATGGCAGCCGCTGCCGGATTGTCCGTCACCTTGGTACCGGTGCTGATGGGTTACATGATCCGCGGAAAAATTCCGTCGGAGCAGGCCAATCCGCTCAATCGCTGGCTGATTCGCGGCTACCAGCCATTGCTCGGCAAGGTGCTCACGTATCCGAAGACCACGCTGGCGATCGCCGCCGTGCTGCTGATCGCCACCGCGTGGCCCATTATGCGCATTGGCGGCGAATTCATGCCGCCCCTGGATGAAGGCGATCTGCTCTACATGCCCTCTGCGTTGTCGGGCCTTTCCGCAGGCAAGGCCTCCCAGCTCCTGCAGCAGACTGATCGGCTCATCAAGACAGTGCCAGAGGTCGCGACGGTGTACGGCAAGGCGGGCCGCGCCGATACCGCCACCGATCCGGCGCCGATCGAGATGTTCGAGACCACCGTCCAGTTCAAGCCCAAGGACCAATGGCGTGCCGGCATGACCACCGACAAGCTGGTGGAGGAGCTCGATCGGGTCGTCAGGGTGCCAGGGCTGTCCAACATCTGGGTGCCACCGATCCGCAACCGCATCGACATGCTCGCCACCGGCATCAAAAGCCCGGTGGGGATCAAGGTCGCCGGTACGGACCTGAAGGAAATCGATCGACTGGCCACGCGCATCGAGGAGGCCGTCAAGTCGGTTCCCGGAGTCACCTCCGCGCTGGCCGAGCGGCTCACTGGCGGGCGGTACATCGACGTCGATATCGACCGGGCGGCTGCGGGCCGGTATGGCCTGAACATTGACGACGTTCAGGCGATCGTCTCGTCGGCCATCGGTGGCGAAAACGTCGGCGAAGTGGTCGACGGGCTTGCGCGCTTTCCGATCAATGTCAGGTATCCGCGCGACTATCGGGACTCCATCGAGCAACTGCGCAGACTACCGATCGTGACCGACAAGGGGCTGCAAATCACGCTGGCCGACGTTGCGCGCATCCAGGTTGTGCAAGGGCCGCCCATGTTGCGCAGTGAAAATGCGCGGCTCTCCGGGTGGATCTACGTCGACATTCGCGGCAGGGACCTGCGCTCTGCCGTGCAAGACATGCAGGTGGCAGTCGCCAGAGCCGTCCCGATGCCAGCCGGGTACTCCCTGAGCTGGTCGGGACAATTCGAGTATCTCGAGCGCGCCACCGCGAAGCTGAAGGTAGTGGTCCCGTTCACCCTGCTGATCATCTTCGTCTTGCTCTACCTGGTATTCGGCCGGCTGGATGAGGCGCTGCTCATCATGGGCACTCTACCGCTGGCCTTAATCGGCGGCTTCTGGCTACTCTATCTGCTGGGATACAACCTGTCGGTGGCCGGGATTGTCGGCTTCATTGCACTGGCCGGGGTCGCTGCGGAATTCGGCGTCATCATGCTGCTCTATCTGAAGCATGCCTGGCAGGAACGGCTCGAGGATGGGCAAAACAGTCTTGCGGCCCTGCTCGATGCCATCCAGGAAGGCGCCGTGCTGCGTGTGCGCCCGAAAGCGATGACCGTAGCTGTAATTCTGGCCGGCCTGCTTCCGATCATGTGGTCGCACGGAACCGGCTCAGAAGTGATGCAGCGCATCGCTGCACCGATGGTCGGCGGCATGGTGACGGCGCCGCTGCTGTCCATGTTTGTGGTCCCGGCGGTGTATCTGCTGCTACGCCGCCGTCAGATCAAGCAGGCTTCCCTTTCCCCCAACCTCACACCTCAGGAGGAATCACAATGAAACACCTCAAGACCTTCGCCGCCGCCCTGGCCATCATTGCCGCGCCGGCCGTGTTCGCCGCGGGTTCGATGGACGGCATGGACATGAAGGCGCCCGCCGCCTCGCAACAGGCAGCTCGGCCGGTGCCCGCAGAAATCAAGAAGATTGATGCGCAAACCGGGAAGGTCACGCTCAAGCACGGCCCGATCGAGAATCTGGGCATGCCCGGCATGACCATGGTGTTCCCGGTCAAGGATCGCGCCTCGCTTGGCAAGTTCAAGGAAGGCGATGCCGTGTCGGTGACATTCGACAAGGTGGATGGCGCGCCGACGGTCGTGGATATGCAGCGCAAGTAATCGCCCCATGCGCGCACGGGTTCGCCGCCGGCGGCCGTGCGCGTCACGGCATGGCCTAGCAACGTCACGCTGGCAGCCATGGGCGCCACTGCGCAACGATCCTGGCAAGCCAACTCCGAATCGAATCAGACCGTGCGCCACAACCCTTTTGATCTGCCCCACGATGTCCTCGTCGTCGTCCTGAGCTCACTGGCCATCCTCCTTTGTATGCTCGGACTGTTTGCTTGGTATCTGCGACGACGGCACGGCCCCCGGCGAATTCGCGACCAGCATGGCACGGTCTCGCGCAAGCGCACCAGGAAGTCGAGCAGACGGAGCAAATAGCGGTCGGAAAGGGGGCGTCCACTGGTTACCTCCTTGCAATGGCTCGCACGGCTGGGGGCTTCCATTCCGGTGCCCAGGCGCCGCTACGTTGCTTACCCGGACTAGCAACAGCTCAGACCGCCCATCATGCGCTGATGCATCAAAAGCATCCCTACCACACCAAGGATGGCAATCACGCCGACGGCGGCGCACACAATCAAGATGACTTTCCAAATTGACGATTTGTTCATACTCTCGCTCCTAGCGGCCTGTGTACGCTTTCGCGCCAATTGATGTGCCGCACCTGGTGCTGATCGTCGCCCCTGATTTCCTTGACAAGGATCTTTTGTATGACTGTTTGGTAAGCGGTCTTTTGAGGGCGTCCCTTGCGGCCGCCGGCGGTATCCGCTAGGCGTCTGAGGACTTGAGCGTCCAGGGCAGCAGAGCCTCGTAGTCGTCGGCGGTCTGTGCGTGTGGCAACGCCTTGAACAAGGCAACGAGATACTGATACGGATCGACGTCGTTGGCCTTGCAGGTTTCCACCAGTGAGTAAAGACTTGCGCTGGCGTTGGCACCGGCCACGGTGTCGCAGAAGAGGAAGTTTCTCCGTCCGATCACGAATGGCCTAATCGCGTTCTCGCAGGGATTGTTCGAGATCGGCCAAGTTCCGTTCTCGATGTAGCGCACGAGCTTTGGCCACTGCCCATGCAGGTAGTGCAGCGCCTTGCCGAACAGGCTTTGCGGCAGTACGGTATGCAGGTGTTGCAGCAGCATCGTTTCGATCTCGGCCAGCAGCGGCTGGCTTTGTTCGGCGCGAACTTGCTGCCGTTGTTCCGGCCTCATCTCGAGCGTGTGGCGTTCGATGGCAAACAGCTTGCCGATGCGCTGCAGGAATCCGGTGACCGTGTGGTCGGCGCGCTTGTCCTTGGGCAAGGCTTGCTCCGCCTCGACCAGGTAGCGCCGCGCGTGCGCCCAGCATCCGAGGTGCACCAACTGATAGGTGTTTGCGACGTCGTCGTATGGTGCATAGCCGTCGGTCATCAACACCGACCCAGGCTTGATGCCGGCATAGAGAGCCGTAGCCTGCTTTGTCTCGCGTGTGGGGCTATAGGCAAACAACCGTACCGGCGGGCCCGTGCCATTCATCTGCGCCCATAGGAAGCTCTTTCTCTGGGCAGGCCTGCCGGACTCCTTGAGCACCTGTACCGTTGTCTCATCACCGTACACGACGTCTGCTTCCAGCAGATGGTCACGCAGCAGGTTGATGATTGGCTGCACCGCTTGGCCTACTCGCACTATGCTTGCGGCCAGGGTGCCGCGAGAGAGGTCCCCGCCGAAGCGATGCAGCAGCGCTGCCTGGCGGTACAGCGGCAGGCCATCCTGATACTTCGAGGTGATGCACCAGGCCAGCGCCGATTCGGTAAGGAGTCCCTTGGGAATAATGCGTGCCGGTGCCGGCGTCGTCTTGATGCCGCCGTCGCAGCATGGGCAGGCGTACTTGACCCGCTGGTGCTGGATCACGCGGACCTGTTGCGGCACGATGTCGAGCTGTTCGCTGACCTCAACGGCAATCTCGACCAGAGTCTGGCCATCGAGGGGGCAGACGCGTTCCGATTCGGGTAGTTCGTGACGAACCTCGACACGGGGCAGCGCCGGGTCGAGCGGCTTACGGCCACGCTTCTTGCGTGTGTGCCCGGCCACTTCGGTCTCGGGCGTACCTTCTTCTTCCTGCGCCGGCTGCGCGGCCGCTGCCGCCATGGCTTCGGCCTCATTGAGGAACAAGTCCTTCTGCTCCGAGCCTCGCGCCTCGCTCTTGGCGGCGAACAGCTTACGCTGGAACGCCTTGAGCTGTTCCAAGAGCAGGTCTCGCTGGACCGTCATCACACGCAGCTCGCCCTTGATTGCCTCGCGTTCCGCGAGTATTGCCTTGAGCTCGCGCTCGGCGTCTCGCAACAGTTGCAGCTCGGCGGCGGTAACGGTGACGGGCGTGGATGGCATGGCGGGTTAGACCGCTGCCGCCAAGCAGCGTTCACGCAGCGCGATGGTATTCTCGGTGCGGGTGCCGGCGCATCGCCTCGATGTCGATTCCCTCGAGCAGCCAGTGCAACTGTTCGACCGTCAGCGTGGCCACCGACGCCTCGCGTGGCCAAGCAAACCGGTCCGCCTCCAATCGCTTCAACAGTAGCCAGAAGCCGTTGCGATCCCAGCCGAGAATCTTGATGCGATCGGCCCGCTGGTTGCGGAACACAAATACAGCAGATGCAAACGGATCCAGCCCGAGCGCCTGCTCGACCAGCAGTGCCAGGCCGTTGATGTTCTTACGGAAGTCCACAGCGTCGCGATGCAGGTACACCCGCAGCCCAGCGTCGAGGCGGAACATCAATGGCCTCCATTCAGGGCTTCGATCATTGCCCTTACGAGCGCCACGTGTCGCTCGTCGCATTCGAGCTCGAGTGATACCCCGTTGGGTAGCTTCGCGCTCAAGAGTGCCAGCGGTAGCGCTCGCTGCGGTGGCGAATCGGCAGTCGCTGAGGCCGCTTCGCGGCGAGGCACCACGACCTTTGCAGGTGTCTCGATCGGCCGCGAATCCAGAACCTCCTGGACAACCGGCACGAATGCCGGCAATGCACCTCGCGCCTGCGCTGAATCTCGGTACTCCCGAATCCATTTGCGCAACTGATTAGCGTTGATGCCAGCCTTGAGAGCCGTGCCCGAAACCGATGCTCCCGATTGAAGGCAGAACTCAATCAGACGCCGCTTGGCCGCTGGCTCGTAGTCGCGCTTCCCATTGGAGCGGACTCGCACCGCCTGCAGCGGAAATAGGTCAATCTCGTCTTGGATCATGTTTGCGTCCGCAAAGTCTTTGCGGACGCAAGCCTGCCAACGTTCAGCCTTCAATACCAGACGTCGTCAATTGAGCGCTTACACTGTTTGCCTGGTATCCGCGACGCCCACAAGCCCGACCGAAGGCTGCCCAATCAATGCGGCGCCGACTCACTGGCGCGCACCAGAAAGTCAGAAAAATAGCTGCAATTTCCTACACCAACCTCGACTGTACACATCTGATGATGTCCGAGCTTGTTCGCCTGCCATGCCCGACAGGCAATGTACTGCCAGTTGATCGCATCGCTGCAAGCGGAAAAAGTGCGCCGAAGGGCCTAATGGACGCGGCTAAGTTGCTCCGGCTATCGTACTGACTTTTGTCCTGCTGCTTCGTCGGAACCGGCCTCACATGCGCCGTCTCGACGCGCAAGCGACCTAGCCGAGTCAGCTATCGTCGCGAGGGCGAAGCGGCTCCAGCGGGCGCAGCGCTTGAACGGCGCGCTTGAGCAGCAAGATCCAGTCATCCAACTCCTCTATGATGGCCTCGGTTTCGTCCACGAGGGTCGGGCCAGTGGTTGGATACGACAATGCGGCGCCGTTGATCAGAGTATGTGCCATGCCGTGCAAGCGCAGCAGATCGTCGCGCAGTCCGGC
It encodes the following:
- a CDS encoding efflux RND transporter permease subunit, producing the protein MIARLILASIRNRFLVLLATVMVTAWGLWAVQSTPLDALPDLSDVQVIIRTPFPGQAPQIVENQVTYPLTTTMLSVPGAKTVRGYSFFGDSYVYVLFEDGTDLYWARSRVLEYLNQVQSRLPAAAKPALGPDATGVGWIYEYALVDKTGQHDLSQLRGLQDWFLRFELKSLPNVAEVASLGGMVKQYQIVLMPDRLRAYNLSQAKVLAALKGANQETGGSVLELGEAEYMVRATGYLKTLDDFRQIPLVTSDAGIPVRLGDVATVQLGPEMRRGIAELNGQGEVAGGVIVLRSGKNALETIEAVKAKLATLQKSLPKGVEIVTTYDRSALIKRAVANLTTKLIEEFAVVALVCLVFLFHLRSALVAIVSLPLGVLAAFLVMRYQGVNANIMSLGGIAIAIGAMVDAAVVMIENAHKHLEHWHADNPQRELSAHEHWRVIGKSAAEVGPALFFSLLIITLSFIPVFTLEAQEGRLFSPLAFTKTYSMAAAAGLSVTLVPVLMGYMIRGKIPSEQANPLNRWLIRGYQPLLGKVLTYPKTTLAIAAVLLIATAWPIMRIGGEFMPPLDEGDLLYMPSALSGLSAGKASQLLQQTDRLIKTVPEVATVYGKAGRADTATDPAPIEMFETTVQFKPKDQWRAGMTTDKLVEELDRVVRVPGLSNIWVPPIRNRIDMLATGIKSPVGIKVAGTDLKEIDRLATRIEEAVKSVPGVTSALAERLTGGRYIDVDIDRAAAGRYGLNIDDVQAIVSSAIGGENVGEVVDGLARFPINVRYPRDYRDSIEQLRRLPIVTDKGLQITLADVARIQVVQGPPMLRSENARLSGWIYVDIRGRDLRSAVQDMQVAVARAVPMPAGYSLSWSGQFEYLERATAKLKVVVPFTLLIIFVLLYLVFGRLDEALLIMGTLPLALIGGFWLLYLLGYNLSVAGIVGFIALAGVAAEFGVIMLLYLKHAWQERLEDGQNSLAALLDAIQEGAVLRVRPKAMTVAVILAGLLPIMWSHGTGSEVMQRIAAPMVGGMVTAPLLSMFVVPAVYLLLRRRQIKQASLSPNLTPQEESQ
- a CDS encoding copper-binding protein, which encodes MKHLKTFAAALAIIAAPAVFAAGSMDGMDMKAPAASQQAARPVPAEIKKIDAQTGKVTLKHGPIENLGMPGMTMVFPVKDRASLGKFKEGDAVSVTFDKVDGAPTVVDMQRK
- a CDS encoding IS66 family transposase, with product MPSTPVTVTAAELQLLRDAERELKAILAEREAIKGELRVMTVQRDLLLEQLKAFQRKLFAAKSEARGSEQKDLFLNEAEAMAAAAAQPAQEEEGTPETEVAGHTRKKRGRKPLDPALPRVEVRHELPESERVCPLDGQTLVEIAVEVSEQLDIVPQQVRVIQHQRVKYACPCCDGGIKTTPAPARIIPKGLLTESALAWCITSKYQDGLPLYRQAALLHRFGGDLSRGTLAASIVRVGQAVQPIINLLRDHLLEADVVYGDETTVQVLKESGRPAQRKSFLWAQMNGTGPPVRLFAYSPTRETKQATALYAGIKPGSVLMTDGYAPYDDVANTYQLVHLGCWAHARRYLVEAEQALPKDKRADHTVTGFLQRIGKLFAIERHTLEMRPEQRQQVRAEQSQPLLAEIETMLLQHLHTVLPQSLFGKALHYLHGQWPKLVRYIENGTWPISNNPCENAIRPFVIGRRNFLFCDTVAGANASASLYSLVETCKANDVDPYQYLVALFKALPHAQTADDYEALLPWTLKSSDA
- the tnpB gene encoding IS66 family insertion sequence element accessory protein TnpB (TnpB, as the term is used for proteins encoded by IS66 family insertion elements, is considered an accessory protein, since TnpC, encoded by a neighboring gene, is a DDE family transposase.), with the protein product MFRLDAGLRVYLHRDAVDFRKNINGLALLVEQALGLDPFASAVFVFRNQRADRIKILGWDRNGFWLLLKRLEADRFAWPREASVATLTVEQLHWLLEGIDIEAMRRHPHREYHRAA
- a CDS encoding transposase, with translation MIQDEIDLFPLQAVRVRSNGKRDYEPAAKRRLIEFCLQSGASVSGTALKAGINANQLRKWIREYRDSAQARGALPAFVPVVQEVLDSRPIETPAKVVVPRREAASATADSPPQRALPLALLSAKLPNGVSLELECDERHVALVRAMIEALNGGH
- the tnpC gene encoding Tn3 family transposase post-transcriptional regulator TnpC, giving the protein MPDTDTPYGRVDAEALQALRDTFDTTTILRVVEQLDAIRARCCEPAGLRDDLLRLHGMAHTLINGAALSYPTTGPTLVDETEAIIEELDDWILLLKRAVQALRPLEPLRPRDDS